A segment of the Sphingomicrobium flavum genome:
CGCATGGCATCGACTTCGCCTTCGAAACAGGCAGCTTTGGCGGCTCGATGACCTATCACAAGACGGGCAAACAGGTCAGCGAAGACAAGGTCTGGCCACTTCTCGAAGAATTTTTCCGCAGCGAAATGGACCGCCAGACCGCAGTCCCCGGCGCGGTCGAGGCATTGGGCCGGATCGGCGAAGTGGCGGACATCGTCATCCTCACCAATATTGGCGATGAAGCGCATTCCTGGCGCGTGCGACAGCTCGAAACCCACGGCATCCGTCACGAAGTGGTCTGCAATCGCGGCGGCAAGGGTCGCCCTGCCAAGTCGATCATCGAACGCCATGGCGCGCCGGTTGCCGCCTTCGTCGATGATCTGCCCGTCCATCATCAATCGGTCGCCAAGCATGCGCCCGATACCCACCGCCTGCACATGGTCGCCGAACCGCGCTTGGCTCCCGCCGTGCCGATGGCCGAATTTGCGCATGCCCGCATCGACCGCTGGGAAGAAGCGACCGCGTGGCTGCTCGATCGATTAGAGAATATATGACCAAGACCGCCTTCATCAGCGGCGTGACCGCCGGCATCGGCGCCGCCAGCGCCCGCATCTTCATCAAGGATGGCTGGCAGGTCGTCGGCACCGGCCGCCGTCAGGACCGGCTCGATGCGCTGGCGGACGAACTGGGTGATGCCTTCCTCCCCGTCACCAGTGACATGCGCGATCTGGAAGATCTCGGCCGTGTCGTGCGGCAACTGCCCGAGCGCTTTGCGGGGATCGACCTTCTCATCAACAATGCCGGTCTTGCTGCGCCGATGGACGATTTCCAGGACGCCGATATCGACAAGCAGTTGAACAGCATGACCACCAATATGGACGGCCTCGTCGTGCTGACCCGCCACCTGCTGCCCACGCTGATCGAGCGCAAGGGCGCGATCATCAACCTGTCCTCGGTTGCCGCCAGCTACCCCTATCGCGGCGGAGCGGTCTATGGCGCCACCAAGGCGTTCCTCAAACAATTCAGCCTGTCGCTACGCTCGGACCTGTCGGGGACGGGGGTGCGCGTCACCTCGATCGAACCCGGCATGGCCGAAACCGAATTCACCATCGTGCGCACCGAAGGCGACAAGGCAGCGTCCGAGAAACTCTATTCGGGCATAAACCCGATGACGGCCGAGGATATCGCAAACTCCATCCACTGGGTCGCCACTTTGCCGCCCCACCTCAACATCAACCGGCTCGAACTCATGCCCACCAGCCAGAGTTTTGCCGGTTTCGCCGTCCACCGGGATTGACGCTGCAAAGCCACAAGAGCAGGAGCCTTTTTCATGAGCATCGAACAGACACTCGCCGATCATGGCATCACCCTTCCGGAGCCTGCCGCTCCGGTCGCCTCCTACGTCCCCGCCGTCGAATCCGGCGGTTTCCTCTACATTTCGGGCCAGATCAGCATGAACCCCGATGGCAGCCTCGTCACCGGCACATTGGGCGATGATGTCAGCCTAGAAGACGGCATCGCCGCCGCGCAGCGCTGCGGCGTCATGCTGATTGCGCAGATGAAGAAGGCGCTGGGCTCGCTCGATCGGGTCGAACGCATCGTCAAGCTGGGCGGGTTCGTCAATTCGACCGCCGATTTCACCGACCAGCCCAAGGTCGTCAATGGCGCATCGGACCTGATGCAGCTCGCTTTCGGCGATGCCGGCAAGCATGCCCGCTCGGCGGTCGGCGTCAACACGCTGCCTTTGGGCGTCGCGGTTGAAATCGATGCCATCGTCAAGGTCCGCAGCTGACCCCCTGCACCCCGGCCGGGGCGGCTTCTGCCATCGCGGCCGCCACGATGAAACGGTGCCCGAAAACAGCTTGGCGGCGTTCAAGGCCGCCATCGCGATAGGCTGCGGGATCGAATGCGACCTGCAACTCTCGGCCGATCGTGTCCCCATGGTCTTCCATGACCGTGACGGACAACGTCTGTGCGCGCGCGCCGACCTGGTCGCCGACAGTCATAGCCACGCCATCGCGGCCTGGACGCTGAAGGGCGGGGAGGAGCGGGTGCCGACGCTTGCGGCCATGCTCGAGCTGGTCGATGGCCAAGTGCCGCTCCTGCTCGAACTCAAGGAAGAGGGCCGCAATGGCGAGGCGATCGCTGCCGCCACGCTCGCGGCGCTTCGCGATTATGGTGGCCCTGTCGGGGTGATGAGCTTTTCGGCCAGCGCGATGCGTTTCATCAGGAAGGTCGCGCCCGGTATCCGCCGCGGCCTCGTCCTTTCGGGCCGTGATGCGCCCTTGCGCCGCTGGGACAAGGTACGCCGCGCCCGGCCGCACTTCCTTGCCGTCAAAGTCGATGTCGTCCACCGACCTTGGGCGCAGAAATCTCGCGAAGACGGACCGCTCTATAGCTGGACCGCGCGGACCCCCGGCGATGCCGCAAGACTTGCACGCTACGCCGATGCCCCCATCTGGGAAGGTGATGGCGCCCCACGAACCTGATCCCATTGCCCGCCTGCACCCTGCCATCGCGGCGGTGGATGCTGCCGATTGGGATGGGCTTGCAGGCGCCAGCGACCCCTTCCTCAGCCACGCCTTCCTGTCGCTGCTCGAATCCTCGGGCAGCGTGGGTGAGGGTTCGGGCTGGTCCCCGCTCCATGTCGCGGTCGAGCAGGATGGCCGCCTCATCGCTGCCGCGCCGGCCTATCTCAAGGCCCATAGCCAGGGCGAATATGTCTTCGATCATGGCTGGGCCGATGCTTGGCACCGCGCGGGCGGAGATTATTATCCCAAGCTTCAGGTCACGGTGCCCTTTACCCCCTGTCCGGGGCCGCGCCTGTTGGGCGAGGATCGCAGCGCCCTCATCGCCGCGCTCGAAGCCGTCACCGTCCAGAACCAGCTCTCCTCGGCGCATGCGACCTTCTGCGCGGATGAGGATATCGCCGCCTTCGAGGCGCGCGGCTGGCTGATCCGCCACGGCCTCCAATTTCATTGGCACAATCGGGGCTATGCCAGCTTCGACGATTTCCTCACGGCATTATCGAGCCGCAAGCGCAAGACGATGCGCCGCGAACGCGCCCAGGCCATTGAGGGGCTGGAGATCGAAACGCTGCGCGGCGCCCAGATCGGCGACGAAGCGGTCGAGGCGATGTGGACCTTCTACCAGGATACGGGCAGCCGCAAATGGGGCCATCCCTATCTCACCCACGATTTCTTCACTGCCATGGTCGAGGCGCTGGGCGATCATCTTCTCATGTTCCTCGCCCGCCGCAACGGGAAGCTCATTGCCGGCGCGCTCAACCTCATCGGCAAGGAGACACTCTACGGCCGCTATTGGGGCTGCGTGGAGGAAGTGCCCTTCCTCCACTTCGAGCTAAGCTACTACCGCGCGATCGACTGGGCCATCGCCCATGGTCTCAAGACGGTGCAGGCGGGCGCGCAGGGCGATCACAAGCTGGCGCGCGGCTATGAACCCGTCATCACCCGCTCGGCCCATTTTCTCCCTCATCCGCAATTTCGCGAGGCAGTCGCTCAATTCGTCGAGGGCGAGAAGGCGGCGATGGAGCAGGAACTGGCATGGGCCAGGGCGCAATTGCCCTTCAGACAATCTGAAGGGTGACGATTGTTGGATACATGT
Coding sequences within it:
- a CDS encoding RidA family protein, with translation MSIEQTLADHGITLPEPAAPVASYVPAVESGGFLYISGQISMNPDGSLVTGTLGDDVSLEDGIAAAQRCGVMLIAQMKKALGSLDRVERIVKLGGFVNSTADFTDQPKVVNGASDLMQLAFGDAGKHARSAVGVNTLPLGVAVEIDAIVKVRS
- a CDS encoding GNAT family N-acetyltransferase; protein product: MAPHEPDPIARLHPAIAAVDAADWDGLAGASDPFLSHAFLSLLESSGSVGEGSGWSPLHVAVEQDGRLIAAAPAYLKAHSQGEYVFDHGWADAWHRAGGDYYPKLQVTVPFTPCPGPRLLGEDRSALIAALEAVTVQNQLSSAHATFCADEDIAAFEARGWLIRHGLQFHWHNRGYASFDDFLTALSSRKRKTMRRERAQAIEGLEIETLRGAQIGDEAVEAMWTFYQDTGSRKWGHPYLTHDFFTAMVEALGDHLLMFLARRNGKLIAGALNLIGKETLYGRYWGCVEEVPFLHFELSYYRAIDWAIAHGLKTVQAGAQGDHKLARGYEPVITRSAHFLPHPQFREAVAQFVEGEKAAMEQELAWARAQLPFRQSEG
- a CDS encoding glycerophosphodiester phosphodiesterase family protein, which translates into the protein MPSSRSAADPLHPGRGGFCHRGRHDETVPENSLAAFKAAIAIGCGIECDLQLSADRVPMVFHDRDGQRLCARADLVADSHSHAIAAWTLKGGEERVPTLAAMLELVDGQVPLLLELKEEGRNGEAIAAATLAALRDYGGPVGVMSFSASAMRFIRKVAPGIRRGLVLSGRDAPLRRWDKVRRARPHFLAVKVDVVHRPWAQKSREDGPLYSWTARTPGDAARLARYADAPIWEGDGAPRT
- a CDS encoding SDR family NAD(P)-dependent oxidoreductase; this encodes MTKTAFISGVTAGIGAASARIFIKDGWQVVGTGRRQDRLDALADELGDAFLPVTSDMRDLEDLGRVVRQLPERFAGIDLLINNAGLAAPMDDFQDADIDKQLNSMTTNMDGLVVLTRHLLPTLIERKGAIINLSSVAASYPYRGGAVYGATKAFLKQFSLSLRSDLSGTGVRVTSIEPGMAETEFTIVRTEGDKAASEKLYSGINPMTAEDIANSIHWVATLPPHLNINRLELMPTSQSFAGFAVHRD
- a CDS encoding HAD family hydrolase, whose protein sequence is MSRPLLITDCDEVLLHMVSHFDAWLMEAHGIDFAFETGSFGGSMTYHKTGKQVSEDKVWPLLEEFFRSEMDRQTAVPGAVEALGRIGEVADIVILTNIGDEAHSWRVRQLETHGIRHEVVCNRGGKGRPAKSIIERHGAPVAAFVDDLPVHHQSVAKHAPDTHRLHMVAEPRLAPAVPMAEFAHARIDRWEEATAWLLDRLENI